The proteins below are encoded in one region of Nocardioides marmorisolisilvae:
- a CDS encoding acyl-CoA dehydrogenase family protein, which translates to MKLRLTEEETAFREELRTFFTTKVPEEYRAAIALGKHVGKDGIVHTQQILNAAGLAVPNWPVEWGGRDWTPLQRHIWHEEMQLACVPPPLAFNATMIGPVIANFGSQQLKERFLPATANLDIWWCQGFSEPNAGSDLASLTTRAVRDGDDWIVNGQKTWTTLGQYADWIFCLVRTDPEAERKQKGISMLLFPMDSPGVTIRPIELIDGGFEVNEVFFSDVRVPGDLLVGEENAGWSYAKFLLGNERVGVAPVAATKRALAGVKQHAEETGALADPVLAARIVELENELLALDLTALRVVAHSADGKPHPASSVLKLKGTELQQAVSELAVDVAGPLSLSTGSDTVPEWAALAAPTYLNLRKASIYGGSNEIQRQIIAGTILGL; encoded by the coding sequence ATGAAGCTGCGACTCACCGAGGAGGAGACCGCGTTCCGCGAGGAGCTGCGGACGTTCTTCACCACGAAGGTGCCCGAGGAGTACCGGGCCGCGATCGCCCTCGGCAAGCATGTCGGCAAGGACGGGATCGTGCACACCCAGCAGATCCTGAACGCTGCCGGGCTCGCGGTGCCCAACTGGCCGGTCGAGTGGGGTGGCCGGGACTGGACCCCGCTGCAGCGGCACATCTGGCACGAGGAGATGCAACTGGCCTGCGTGCCGCCGCCGCTGGCCTTCAACGCGACCATGATCGGCCCGGTCATCGCGAACTTCGGCAGCCAGCAGCTCAAGGAGCGGTTCCTGCCGGCCACCGCGAACCTCGACATCTGGTGGTGCCAGGGCTTCTCCGAGCCCAACGCCGGCTCCGACCTCGCCTCGCTGACCACGCGTGCGGTGCGCGACGGGGACGACTGGATCGTGAACGGCCAGAAGACGTGGACCACGCTGGGCCAGTACGCCGACTGGATCTTCTGCCTGGTGCGCACCGACCCCGAGGCCGAGCGCAAGCAGAAGGGCATCTCGATGCTGCTCTTCCCGATGGACTCCCCCGGTGTCACGATCCGACCGATCGAGCTCATCGACGGTGGCTTCGAGGTCAACGAGGTCTTCTTCTCCGACGTCCGGGTGCCCGGCGACCTGCTGGTCGGCGAGGAGAACGCCGGCTGGAGCTACGCGAAGTTCCTGCTCGGCAACGAGCGCGTCGGGGTCGCCCCCGTCGCCGCGACCAAACGTGCGCTCGCCGGGGTCAAGCAGCACGCAGAGGAGACCGGCGCGCTGGCCGACCCGGTGCTGGCCGCCCGGATCGTGGAGCTGGAGAACGAGCTGCTCGCCCTGGACCTGACCGCGCTGCGCGTCGTCGCGCACTCCGCGGACGGCAAGCCGCACCCGGCTTCGTCGGTGCTGAAGCTGAAGGGCACCGAGCTGCAACAGGCGGTCTCCGAGCTGGCCGTCGACGTGGCCGGGCCGCTGTCGCTCTCCACCGGATCCGACACGGTTCCGGAGTGGGCGGCGCTGGCGGCTCCGACGTACCTCAACCTCCGCAAGGCCTCGATCTACGGCGGATCGAACGAGATCCAGCGTCAGATCATCGCCGGCACGATCCTCGGGCTCTGA